In Oceaniferula marina, the following proteins share a genomic window:
- a CDS encoding AAA family ATPase, whose amino-acid sequence MSALQSIQQLQSRVNQSIIGQEHIVERLVLALLANGNVLMEGLPGLAKTRAIKALASNLESDFSRIQFTPDLLPADITGSDMYFEESGHGSFRFQPGPIFGNLILADEVNRAPAKVQAALLEAMEERTVTVGDNTHNLPDLFMVLATQNPVEQEGTYPLPEAQMDRFLMHVNISYTSEDDEIQIIRLVRGEKTHGGTPSEDKQIPQQSVFDARQEIDAVSVAENMDRYIVDLITATRHPDRYGEELGSLIDVGASPRGSLAIDKCARAHAWLHERDYVTPDDITAVAYDCLRHRIMPSYEAQADGMTATDILQQLIPRIAVA is encoded by the coding sequence ATGTCTGCGCTCCAATCCATCCAACAGCTCCAATCCCGCGTCAACCAATCCATCATTGGGCAGGAACACATCGTCGAGCGCCTGGTTCTTGCCTTGCTGGCTAACGGCAACGTTCTGATGGAAGGCCTTCCAGGCTTGGCCAAGACCCGAGCCATCAAAGCCCTGGCATCTAACCTTGAATCCGACTTCAGCCGGATCCAATTTACCCCCGATCTACTGCCCGCCGACATCACTGGATCCGATATGTATTTCGAAGAGTCCGGACATGGATCCTTCCGATTCCAACCCGGACCTATTTTTGGCAATTTGATCCTCGCCGATGAAGTCAACCGTGCCCCGGCCAAGGTGCAGGCTGCTCTGTTGGAAGCCATGGAAGAACGCACCGTCACCGTTGGCGACAACACCCATAACCTGCCGGATCTGTTTATGGTTCTCGCCACGCAGAACCCGGTGGAGCAGGAAGGCACCTATCCTCTCCCCGAAGCCCAGATGGACCGTTTCCTGATGCACGTCAATATCAGCTACACTTCTGAAGATGACGAAATACAAATCATCCGCCTGGTCCGGGGAGAGAAAACCCACGGCGGAACGCCCTCCGAAGATAAACAAATCCCCCAACAAAGCGTCTTCGATGCCCGACAGGAAATTGATGCCGTTAGCGTGGCGGAAAATATGGACCGCTACATCGTCGATCTCATCACCGCCACCCGCCACCCGGATCGCTATGGCGAAGAACTCGGCAGCCTGATCGACGTCGGCGCCAGCCCACGGGGGTCACTCGCCATCGACAAATGCGCCCGAGCCCATGCCTGGCTGCATGAACGGGACTACGTCACACCGGATGACATCACCGCCGTGGCATACGATTGCTTACGCCACCGGATCATGCCCAGCTACGAAGCCCAGGCCGACGGCATGACAGCCACCGATATTCTGCAACAGCTGATCCCCCGAATCGCCGTCGCCTAA
- a CDS encoding family 20 glycosylhydrolase produces MNITTSILTAVMAIGLSSTMVSAETSQPEPLPSPLIPLPEKYETDGQTRRVDHLQLLSEEAPLQTTVKTCQALANSLLKGKQHALPVTLVIRADLKHPEAYHLTIPSSGSALIEAGSPAGAFYGVQTLLQLSRNGSSPCARIEDAPRFNWRGLMLDEARHFMGKDYVKHLLRTMAAHKMNRFHWHLTDDQGWRIEIKKYPYLTKTGAWRGPGTNAPVPKWDKDTPLAKKKYGGFYTQEDIKEIVAYASSLHIEIMPEIDVPGHAMAIAIAYPQVLPKQDGQTGKDVHGLKGNVLSVVDEKNYVMLNDIFGEIAALFPSPYIHVGGDEVNVNAWKASPEHRKYMEKHGMKHPSQLQNMFMLRLEKILKSHGKTLMGWNEIMHGGKLSNDTGVMAWISIGAGINAAKHGYPTVMAVGPHNYFDMKYPGHSETGHWWAGIVDTQRAYSWNPLFEDQLKPEQQKNILGVHCALWTEFVPDPENADYKLWPRACATAEVGWTQQNQREWTSFSGRLNQHLDYLDALKVGYRVKPPQAVIAQGKVTINQPFNGPAKILYTTDGSDPQVGSAKTYAGESFDASEASKLRYLTLRPNGRSSKIMKGAIREPIGKWDPSILAKGKTTLDIDVTNTVTAAGNWILDCQYQRGKQATRIHSAKLLANGKVISEANGQTIHGKQRNARLRLPVKSLQQGATYTLALTLEGVEGKDSRGAILLDRSIWIEPDTQVSTKVSHYGNNTPAKAANWVRSDWFWSDRPGRKGDRWEYTFAKPIKVTSIHVPTGKPNSNDDIIVDASIEVSADGKTFRNVGSFAYGTGKAKFDRPTEVKAVRVTLDADHQTWIIVRDLEMK; encoded by the coding sequence ATGAACATCACCACATCGATCCTGACTGCGGTCATGGCTATCGGCCTTTCTTCCACGATGGTTTCAGCCGAAACAAGCCAGCCTGAGCCTCTTCCATCACCACTGATTCCACTGCCTGAAAAATACGAAACCGACGGGCAAACCAGACGTGTCGACCACTTGCAGCTGCTCAGTGAGGAAGCCCCCTTGCAAACCACCGTCAAAACCTGCCAAGCGCTTGCCAACAGCCTACTCAAGGGCAAACAACATGCCTTACCGGTCACCTTGGTTATCCGGGCCGATCTGAAGCACCCGGAGGCCTACCACCTCACAATTCCGAGCAGTGGCTCGGCACTCATTGAGGCCGGCAGCCCTGCGGGCGCCTTCTACGGAGTGCAAACCTTGCTCCAACTCAGCCGGAACGGCTCAAGCCCCTGCGCCCGAATCGAAGACGCCCCGCGCTTCAACTGGCGTGGGCTGATGCTCGACGAAGCCCGTCACTTCATGGGTAAAGACTACGTCAAACATCTGCTCCGGACCATGGCCGCCCATAAAATGAATCGCTTCCACTGGCATCTCACCGACGACCAAGGCTGGCGAATTGAAATCAAAAAATACCCGTACCTGACCAAAACCGGAGCTTGGCGTGGCCCCGGAACCAACGCTCCCGTGCCGAAGTGGGATAAAGACACGCCGCTTGCCAAGAAAAAATACGGTGGATTCTACACCCAGGAGGATATCAAAGAGATCGTCGCCTACGCGAGTTCGCTGCATATCGAAATCATGCCGGAAATCGATGTCCCCGGCCACGCCATGGCCATTGCCATCGCCTACCCTCAGGTGCTGCCGAAACAAGATGGACAAACCGGCAAAGACGTACACGGACTGAAAGGCAACGTGCTCTCCGTAGTTGATGAAAAGAACTACGTCATGTTGAATGATATTTTTGGTGAAATTGCCGCTCTGTTCCCAAGCCCCTACATCCACGTCGGTGGCGACGAGGTCAACGTCAATGCTTGGAAAGCCTCACCGGAACACCGGAAATATATGGAAAAACATGGGATGAAACACCCGAGCCAGCTGCAAAACATGTTTATGCTCCGACTCGAAAAAATCCTCAAATCCCACGGCAAAACCCTGATGGGATGGAACGAAATTATGCACGGCGGCAAACTCTCCAATGACACCGGAGTCATGGCCTGGATCAGCATCGGCGCAGGCATCAACGCCGCCAAACACGGCTACCCGACCGTCATGGCCGTCGGCCCCCACAACTATTTCGATATGAAATACCCAGGGCACAGTGAAACCGGCCACTGGTGGGCAGGTATCGTCGACACCCAACGCGCCTACTCTTGGAATCCTCTGTTCGAAGATCAGCTCAAACCCGAACAACAAAAAAACATCCTCGGCGTGCACTGCGCACTCTGGACCGAATTCGTGCCCGATCCGGAAAATGCCGACTACAAACTCTGGCCACGAGCCTGCGCCACCGCGGAAGTGGGCTGGACCCAGCAAAACCAACGCGAATGGACGTCCTTCAGCGGCCGCCTCAACCAACACCTCGACTATCTTGACGCCCTCAAGGTTGGCTACCGGGTGAAACCTCCCCAAGCTGTGATTGCCCAAGGGAAAGTCACCATCAACCAGCCGTTTAACGGCCCTGCCAAGATCCTCTACACCACCGACGGAAGCGATCCCCAGGTCGGCTCAGCCAAAACCTACGCTGGCGAATCCTTTGATGCCTCCGAGGCATCCAAACTCCGCTACTTGACGCTCCGACCGAACGGACGCAGCAGTAAAATCATGAAAGGCGCCATCCGCGAGCCCATTGGCAAGTGGGATCCGTCCATCCTCGCCAAAGGAAAAACCACCCTCGACATCGATGTCACCAACACCGTCACCGCAGCCGGCAACTGGATCCTCGACTGCCAGTACCAACGGGGGAAACAAGCGACCCGGATTCACTCCGCGAAACTGCTTGCCAATGGCAAAGTCATCAGCGAGGCCAACGGCCAAACGATCCACGGCAAACAACGCAATGCCCGGCTCCGATTACCCGTCAAATCCCTACAGCAAGGAGCCACCTACACGCTCGCGCTCACCCTGGAAGGTGTCGAGGGCAAGGACTCGCGTGGGGCCATCCTGCTGGACCGCTCCATCTGGATCGAACCCGACACCCAGGTCAGCACCAAGGTCAGCCACTACGGCAACAACACCCCGGCCAAGGCCGCCAACTGGGTGCGATCAGACTGGTTCTGGAGTGACCGCCCCGGCAGAAAAGGTGACCGCTGGGAATACACCTTTGCCAAACCCATCAAGGTCACCAGCATCCACGTGCCTACCGGCAAACCCAACAGCAACGACGACATCATCGTCGATGCCAGCATCGAAGTCTCGGCCGACGGCAAGACCTTCCGCAACGTCGGCAGCTTCGCCTACGGCACTGGCAAAGCCAAATTCGACCGACCGACCGAAGTCAAGGCCGTGCGGGTCACTCTGGATGCCGACCACCAGACCTGGATCATCGTCCGCGATCTGGAGATGAAGTAA
- a CDS encoding Fur family transcriptional regulator, translating to MRMIRASFLRRSTVVAAGIRVMMAVGIFSTKFPPARASIDTTMKSNLSETLHHPKLEGLRMTRQRSVVYEILMDHRDHPTAGEVFERAKRKMPSISLATVYNCLEALVQHGAVKQVNFERESSRYCPNLTEHGHFHDEESGLIIDVPLKQGVTLSDLLELPEGAQIENLEITLRGKLSNH from the coding sequence ATGCGAATGATCCGAGCTAGTTTCCTGCGCCGTTCGACTGTTGTGGCGGCTGGAATCCGAGTGATGATGGCCGTCGGGATTTTCTCGACGAAATTTCCACCAGCTCGGGCATCGATTGATACCACGATGAAAAGTAACCTGTCAGAGACTCTGCATCATCCCAAGCTTGAAGGCTTGCGGATGACCCGTCAGCGCTCGGTGGTGTACGAGATTTTGATGGATCATCGTGACCACCCGACAGCAGGTGAGGTGTTTGAGCGCGCGAAGCGTAAAATGCCGAGTATTTCTCTGGCGACGGTCTACAACTGCCTTGAGGCGTTGGTGCAACACGGGGCCGTCAAGCAGGTTAATTTCGAGCGTGAGTCGTCCCGGTATTGCCCGAATCTTACGGAGCACGGGCATTTTCACGACGAGGAGTCGGGTTTGATCATCGATGTGCCATTGAAGCAAGGTGTTACGCTCTCGGACCTGCTCGAATTGCCCGAAGGGGCACAAATTGAAAACCTTGAAATCACCCTGCGGGGAAAACTTTCTAATCATTAA
- the sufC gene encoding Fe-S cluster assembly ATPase SufC has translation MSLLIKDLYANVEETPILKGVNLEIPKGEVHAIMGPNGSGKSTLSKVIAGHEDYEVKGGSVTLDGEDIMEMGVDERSREGVFLAFQYPAEVPGVSNANFIRAALQARLPEGEEIDAVAYYKNLYSKMDVLEMDRKFTGRAVNEGFSGGEKKRNEILQMMMLEPKYCIMDETDSGLDIDALKIVAKGVNAMRSPDRGFLVITHYQRLLDYIQPDHVHVMHDGQIVKSGGKELALELEESGYDFLKEGQLANA, from the coding sequence ATGAGCTTACTCATCAAAGACCTATACGCCAATGTTGAAGAAACTCCAATCCTCAAGGGAGTGAACCTCGAAATCCCGAAAGGGGAAGTGCACGCAATCATGGGACCCAACGGTTCCGGAAAGTCGACTTTGTCGAAAGTGATTGCCGGCCATGAAGATTACGAAGTCAAGGGAGGCAGCGTGACTCTGGATGGTGAGGACATCATGGAAATGGGAGTCGACGAGCGTAGCCGTGAGGGTGTTTTTCTCGCGTTCCAGTATCCTGCGGAAGTTCCCGGAGTCAGCAATGCCAACTTCATTCGTGCTGCATTGCAGGCGCGCCTTCCCGAAGGTGAGGAAATCGACGCCGTCGCTTACTACAAGAACCTTTACTCCAAGATGGACGTCCTGGAAATGGACCGCAAGTTCACCGGTCGTGCGGTGAATGAAGGGTTTTCCGGAGGTGAAAAGAAGCGCAATGAAATCCTGCAGATGATGATGCTGGAGCCGAAATACTGCATCATGGATGAAACCGATTCCGGGCTCGACATCGATGCTCTCAAAATCGTTGCCAAGGGGGTGAATGCCATGCGTTCCCCGGACCGTGGATTCCTCGTGATCACGCACTACCAGCGCTTGCTCGATTACATCCAGCCTGACCATGTGCATGTGATGCATGACGGCCAGATTGTAAAATCCGGTGGCAAGGAGTTGGCGCTCGAACTCGAGGAAAGCGGTTACGATTTCCTTAAAGAGGGCCAGTTGGCCAATGCCTAA
- the sufB gene encoding Fe-S cluster assembly protein SufB → MSNESVIDQETHEAISVDLTKGDFHYPENHKYDAGVGLTEATIDYISDVKDDPDWVRAFRHKGLKTFLDKPMPTNWASKDLENINFDEIRYYLSDGQKPKRSWDEVPPEVLETFERLGVPEQERAFLAGVEAQYDSEAAYSNVKEELEKDGVIFVNSTEGLKEHEEIFRPWFGKVIPTGDNKFSALNSAVFSGGSFIYIPKGLKVKHPLQAYFRINSENFGQFERTLIIADEGSEVMYMEGCTAPKFETATLHSAVVELVAMKGAKIQYVTVQNWSNNVFNLVTKRGLAHEDAEVKWIDCNIGSRLTMKYPGVVMKGKRARGEVVSIALANSGQEQDTGAKMIHAADDTTSNVVSKSISVGTGVSTYRGQVHIPKNLKGCKNNTECDALLINANSRTDTYPAITVRGNQHVTQHEASVSQVSDEMLFYMEQRGIPETAAMSLAVNGFINDLVQEFPMEYSVELKRLIELEMEGSVG, encoded by the coding sequence ATGAGCAATGAATCTGTCATCGATCAGGAAACCCACGAGGCGATTTCGGTCGACCTCACCAAGGGGGATTTCCATTACCCTGAAAACCACAAGTATGATGCCGGTGTGGGGCTGACTGAAGCCACCATCGACTACATCAGTGATGTCAAGGATGACCCGGACTGGGTGCGTGCCTTTCGCCACAAAGGCTTGAAAACCTTCCTCGATAAGCCGATGCCTACCAACTGGGCATCCAAGGATCTGGAGAACATCAATTTCGATGAAATCCGCTACTACCTTTCCGACGGCCAGAAGCCGAAGCGGAGTTGGGACGAAGTTCCGCCTGAAGTGCTGGAAACATTCGAACGTCTGGGTGTGCCGGAGCAGGAGCGAGCCTTCCTCGCTGGAGTGGAAGCCCAGTATGATTCGGAAGCCGCCTACTCCAACGTTAAAGAGGAGCTTGAAAAAGACGGTGTGATTTTTGTGAACTCGACCGAGGGACTCAAGGAGCACGAGGAAATTTTCCGCCCGTGGTTTGGTAAGGTGATCCCTACGGGGGACAATAAGTTTTCCGCGCTCAACAGTGCGGTTTTCTCCGGTGGGTCCTTTATCTATATCCCGAAGGGGCTGAAGGTGAAGCATCCTCTACAAGCGTATTTCCGCATCAACTCCGAGAACTTCGGTCAGTTTGAACGGACCTTGATCATTGCCGACGAAGGCTCCGAGGTGATGTATATGGAAGGATGTACCGCACCAAAATTCGAGACCGCCACCCTGCACTCCGCCGTGGTGGAATTGGTTGCGATGAAGGGCGCCAAAATCCAGTATGTGACCGTGCAGAACTGGAGTAACAACGTCTTTAACCTAGTCACCAAGCGTGGCTTGGCCCACGAAGATGCCGAGGTGAAATGGATTGACTGCAACATCGGTTCGCGTCTTACCATGAAGTACCCCGGAGTGGTAATGAAGGGCAAGCGAGCCCGTGGTGAGGTGGTTTCCATCGCCCTGGCCAACAGCGGACAGGAACAGGACACCGGAGCCAAGATGATTCACGCTGCAGACGACACCACATCGAATGTGGTATCCAAGTCGATTTCCGTAGGCACGGGGGTTTCCACGTATCGTGGTCAGGTCCACATCCCGAAGAATTTAAAGGGGTGTAAAAACAACACCGAGTGTGACGCCTTGCTGATTAATGCCAATAGCCGGACCGATACCTACCCGGCAATTACCGTGCGTGGCAATCAACACGTGACCCAGCACGAAGCGAGTGTCAGTCAGGTGAGTGATGAAATGCTCTTTTACATGGAGCAGCGTGGCATCCCCGAGACTGCGGCCATGAGTCTGGCGGTGAACGGCTTTATCAATGATCTCGTTCAAGAATTTCCAATGGAATACAGCGTGGAGCTGAAACGCCTCATCGAACTCGAAATGGAAGGAAGCGTCGGCTAG
- a CDS encoding four helix bundle protein, whose product MTYECFEDVPVWQDAIKLAELVDDFIKMIPAQLVSYSKKDQFERASLSVSNNIAEGFDRGTTKEMIHFPYIARGSASETCSMALFFQKRPYLNPYKSQIQAIETLARSCSKQLRAWAGHLQKTDHQGAKYQ is encoded by the coding sequence ATGACGTATGAGTGCTTTGAAGATGTCCCTGTTTGGCAAGACGCGATCAAGTTGGCCGAATTAGTAGATGACTTCATTAAGATGATCCCAGCACAACTCGTTTCGTATTCGAAGAAAGATCAGTTCGAACGAGCTTCATTATCCGTTTCCAACAACATTGCAGAGGGCTTTGACCGAGGCACGACCAAGGAAATGATTCATTTTCCTTACATTGCCCGGGGATCAGCGAGCGAAACATGCTCGATGGCTCTCTTTTTTCAAAAACGACCTTACCTCAATCCCTATAAGTCTCAGATTCAGGCGATTGAAACCCTGGCACGGAGCTGTTCGAAACAACTCAGAGCATGGGCAGGACACTTACAAAAAACAGACCATCAGGGTGCCAAATACCAATAA
- the sufD gene encoding Fe-S cluster assembly protein SufD has product MTEQSQITNDPSLIPSEFPDWFKRAQTEALEQYETLPMPTRKDETWRFSNLKQLDFSDFQQAETETIEYTIPELPEGVICLPFEQALAQHGELVQQHFMQRETRLGSAKFAALHKARVKSGLFVYVPDGVVVEKPIEVTHTLSGQNTSIFPHTLIVTGVNAQVSVLDRFVSTNEDDPGLCIAVNDLIAGDGSTLKYCAVQELNLSSRMIQVNATTVGRDANALAFTLNSGAQWARNESLSRMECEGAHSDMLACSIPAGTQQFDQRTYQHHAAAHTNSDLLYKNTLYGNSKTVFSGLIFVDEAAHYTDAYQTCRNLLMEDTVEANSMPGLQINADQVKCSHGSTASSIDDEEIFYLCARGITPRLARRLIAEGFSVEVIERIKNERLEEVVLDAVSRKFASL; this is encoded by the coding sequence ATGACCGAACAATCACAAATCACAAATGACCCATCACTCATTCCTTCCGAATTTCCGGATTGGTTTAAGAGGGCTCAGACGGAAGCATTGGAGCAATACGAAACCCTTCCCATGCCTACGCGGAAGGACGAAACATGGCGGTTCAGCAACTTGAAGCAGTTGGATTTCTCCGATTTCCAACAAGCCGAAACCGAGACCATTGAGTACACGATCCCCGAACTCCCGGAGGGTGTGATATGTTTACCCTTTGAGCAGGCGCTGGCCCAGCATGGTGAACTCGTGCAGCAGCATTTTATGCAGCGTGAAACGCGTCTGGGCTCTGCCAAGTTTGCAGCCTTGCACAAAGCCCGGGTGAAGTCCGGCCTGTTTGTGTATGTGCCTGACGGCGTGGTGGTGGAGAAGCCGATCGAAGTGACCCACACCTTGAGTGGCCAGAATACTTCCATTTTTCCTCATACGCTGATCGTTACCGGTGTGAATGCCCAGGTGAGCGTCTTGGACCGCTTTGTCAGTACTAACGAGGATGACCCCGGCCTGTGTATTGCTGTGAATGACTTGATTGCCGGTGATGGTTCAACCTTGAAATACTGTGCCGTGCAGGAGCTGAATTTGAGTAGCCGCATGATCCAGGTCAATGCCACCACCGTTGGCCGCGATGCCAATGCGCTGGCCTTCACGCTGAATTCCGGTGCCCAGTGGGCTCGTAATGAGTCGTTGAGTCGGATGGAATGCGAAGGCGCACACTCCGACATGTTGGCTTGTTCGATTCCTGCCGGAACCCAGCAGTTTGACCAGCGCACCTATCAGCATCACGCGGCAGCACATACCAATAGTGACCTGCTTTATAAAAACACCTTGTATGGTAATTCGAAGACGGTGTTCTCAGGGCTCATCTTCGTTGATGAAGCGGCACATTACACCGATGCCTACCAGACATGCCGGAACTTGCTGATGGAGGATACCGTGGAAGCGAATTCCATGCCTGGACTTCAAATCAATGCCGACCAAGTGAAATGCTCTCACGGCAGCACAGCTTCGAGTATCGATGATGAAGAAATCTTTTACCTTTGTGCCCGGGGGATCACACCACGTCTGGCGCGCCGCCTGATTGCTGAAGGCTTCTCGGTGGAAGTGATTGAACGCATCAAAAATGAGCGACTCGAAGAAGTGGTGCTCGATGCCGTCAGTCGCAAGTTTGCTTCCCTCTAA
- a CDS encoding DUF2061 domain-containing protein codes for MSADRESKTRSILKGLTWRLLATATTFLLAWLFAKDMSVAGTIAAAEFFIKFIIYYAHERAWQKVPRGTFQRSEAKLDAGRVSA; via the coding sequence ATGAGTGCAGATCGAGAATCCAAGACCCGCAGTATCCTGAAAGGCCTGACTTGGCGTTTGCTCGCCACAGCCACGACCTTTCTATTAGCTTGGTTGTTTGCCAAGGATATGAGTGTTGCGGGCACGATTGCAGCCGCTGAGTTCTTTATTAAGTTCATCATTTATTACGCACACGAACGTGCCTGGCAGAAGGTGCCGCGTGGAACCTTCCAGCGTTCTGAAGCTAAGCTTGACGCCGGCAGAGTATCAGCGTAG
- the cysC gene encoding adenylyl-sulfate kinase, with the protein MSHSASNIHPEFDRQIPREDKEKLLGQNGLVIWLYGMSGSGKSTIANAAERVLHKQGRMTAILDGDNLRSGINKNLGFSDDDRRENIRRTAHMAKVFAQQGVITFVSVITPRHELRDMARDIIADDYYEVYVKASYELCEQRDVKGLYAKAAKGEIKDFTGKDSSFEQPVAPDLIIDTEDQSVEDSVLSLLEEVRQRIKI; encoded by the coding sequence ATGAGCCATTCAGCAAGTAATATCCACCCGGAATTCGACCGGCAAATCCCCCGCGAGGACAAAGAAAAATTGCTGGGCCAAAATGGACTTGTGATTTGGTTATACGGCATGTCCGGTTCGGGAAAGTCCACCATCGCCAACGCAGCGGAACGTGTCTTGCATAAACAAGGGCGTATGACCGCTATTTTGGACGGAGACAACCTGCGTTCGGGCATTAACAAAAATCTGGGTTTTTCAGATGACGACAGGCGTGAGAATATCCGCCGCACGGCCCATATGGCCAAGGTCTTTGCCCAACAGGGAGTCATCACCTTTGTTTCAGTCATTACTCCCCGGCATGAGCTGCGGGATATGGCCCGGGACATCATCGCAGACGATTATTACGAGGTCTATGTCAAGGCGAGCTATGAGCTCTGTGAGCAGCGCGACGTCAAAGGCCTCTATGCCAAGGCAGCCAAAGGTGAAATCAAGGATTTTACAGGTAAAGACAGCTCCTTTGAGCAGCCGGTAGCTCCGGATTTGATCATCGATACCGAAGATCAATCTGTTGAGGACAGCGTGCTTTCCCTGCTCGAAGAAGTTCGCCAGAGAATCAAAATTTAA
- the cysD gene encoding sulfate adenylyltransferase subunit CysD codes for MSNYALSHLDHLESEAIFILRETAAQFENPVLLFSGGKDSIVMAHLAYKAFAPAKIPFALMHVDTGHNFPETMVFRDDFVAQIGARLVVASVQKSIDEGRVKEETGANASRNGLQTVTLLDAIEDNQFDAALGGGRRDEEKARAKERFFSHRDDFGQWDPKNQRPELWNIFNGRKQHGEHFRVFPLSNWTEMDVWQYIKKENIALPHIYFSHEREVFERNGALLAVTDFVTVQEHEVVEKRIVRFRTIGDATCTGAVESEAADLDAVIQEVAAARQTERGTRADDKRSETAMEDRKKEGYF; via the coding sequence ATGTCAAATTATGCACTTAGTCACTTGGACCATTTGGAGTCCGAGGCCATTTTTATTCTTCGCGAGACAGCCGCCCAGTTCGAGAATCCGGTTCTCCTATTTTCTGGAGGCAAGGACTCGATTGTGATGGCTCATCTTGCTTATAAGGCATTTGCGCCAGCTAAGATCCCCTTTGCATTGATGCACGTCGATACCGGGCATAACTTCCCGGAAACCATGGTCTTCCGCGATGACTTTGTAGCTCAGATTGGAGCCCGCTTGGTGGTTGCCAGTGTGCAAAAATCCATTGATGAAGGTCGGGTGAAAGAAGAAACTGGTGCGAACGCTAGCCGGAATGGCCTGCAGACCGTGACCTTGCTCGATGCCATCGAAGACAACCAGTTTGATGCCGCTCTCGGTGGTGGCCGCCGCGATGAAGAAAAAGCCCGAGCCAAAGAACGTTTCTTCTCCCATCGTGACGATTTTGGCCAGTGGGACCCGAAGAACCAGCGACCCGAGCTGTGGAATATCTTTAATGGCCGCAAGCAGCATGGGGAGCATTTCCGTGTCTTCCCCTTGTCCAATTGGACCGAGATGGATGTATGGCAGTATATCAAAAAAGAGAACATTGCCTTGCCTCACATTTATTTTTCACATGAACGTGAAGTGTTTGAGCGCAATGGAGCTCTGCTTGCTGTGACGGACTTCGTGACGGTCCAGGAGCATGAAGTGGTAGAAAAGCGGATTGTTCGATTCCGGACCATCGGTGATGCCACTTGCACCGGAGCCGTGGAGTCAGAAGCTGCTGATCTGGATGCTGTCATTCAGGAGGTCGCTGCCGCTCGGCAGACCGAACGCGGCACACGTGCCGATGATAAACGCTCTGAAACCGCCATGGAAGACCGTAAGAAAGAAGGCTACTTTTAG